The genomic segment TTTAAACCTGTCTCTGTTTCTTAAGTTCATAAAGCACTGAAAGAAATTGAGCACAAAAAGTCTGCAGGTCCAGATACACTGGATCCATACCTCTTAAAGGTTGCAGCTGATATTATTGCTGAGCCCATCactcatatttttaatttgagtctTTGCTCTAATACCATACCTAAAAATTGGAAATCAGCCCAAATTCTCCCTTTATTTAAAGGTGGCGATCCTGCAGATTTGAACAATTATCGTCCAATTTCTAAACTTTCAGTTCTGGCTAAGATCCTTGAGTCTTGTGTAAATTTACAAATGAAACAATTTTTGgctgataaaaatatttttatatatattttttagagCTGGTCATAGCACTGTCACTGCTGCCACAGTTGTAATAAATAACATAATTGGAGCCTTAGATAAAAAACAGCACTGTGCAGCCTTATTTGTGGATCTCTCTAAGGCATTTGACTCAGTTGACCATGGATTGCTTATTGACAAATTAAGGTCAATTGGTTTTAGTTGTAATACCACAAAATGGTTTCAAAATTATCTTACAGATCGTTCccagtgtgtttttgtggaaGGCCATAAATCTGAGTTCATTAACATAGTGAAAGGTGTTTCACAGGGATCTATTCTGGGGCCTATTCTGTTCACTATTTTCATAAATGATTTGGGTAAAGATATTAAATCAAAAATACAtctatatgctgatgatacagtcATTTACACCTATGCTCCATCCATCGTAGGAGCTGTACAAGATCTCCAGGCTGCATTTCAGTCTTTAGAAATTGCACTTCTGAACTTgaaattgattttaaatgttcGGAAAACAAAATTTATGGTCTTCTCAAAAGCCCGATCCACATTAGGTGATTATAACATCTCTACCTCAGATGGGAAACTCATTGAGAGGGTTCCATTGTACAAGTACTTGGGTATATGGATTGATGATAAGCTTACATTTAGTGTACATATCACCACTTTAATCAAAAAGCTCAAAGTGAaggttggtttttattttagacacaGATCTTGCTTTACTTTcagcacaaagaaaaaacttgtgaatgctacttttctgtctgtgattgATTATGGTGATACCTTGTATATGCATGCAGCCTCATCAATTTTGCATAAACTCAGTTCAGTGTATCATGCATCATTATGATTTATAACAAATGCAAAATCCCTCACTCACCACTGCACTCTTTATGATCTGGTCGGTTGGACATCACTAACCACTCCCAGAAAACATCACTGGTATTTTTTCATCTATAAAGCAATATTGGGAAAACTTCCAGGATATCTTTGTGACCTACTCTGTGTCAGTTCTGGGAGTTACCGGCTCCGCTTTTCGAATCGCTTGCTTTTCACTGTTACCCGGTCGCTCACAGAGTTGGGGAAAACAGCCTTTTCCTATTCTGCACCATGGACATGGAACAATTTACAAAGAGATCTTAAATTGGAATAATTAATTTCAGTGGATAAATTTAAGGAAGTCATAAAGAGTGTGGTAAAGGagacatgtgtttgtttttcttgagaggctcactgtgtttttaaatagttgttcTAAAtcttaatgtatttattttgcttaatctttatgtatttgtaaattGTATTTGGCTGCTACTTTggccaggtctctcttgtaaaagagattttgaatctcaatgtgacttcctggttaaataaaggtataataataataataatatttcgATGTAAACTGATTTGGGGGGGTGGGCATTATAAGCTTTTGCTTCTGCCTGTATACCGTTATTGGACtgtctttaagtttttttctcttttacatgaATGTGcattgcatatatatatatatatatatatatatatatatatatatatagctccTCAGCTGTGTGGAGAGACCTTAAGGTCTTATGCCTATGACCTCCAGGAAGGACTGGGACATATTATAAGGAAGGAGTCTGACTGTGTCCCACACCCTGATGCAGTGTTAAAGGAACAATTGGTTCTGGGTCTGAAAGACAGTTCCCTAAGAAGGGAAACAAAGAGGCAGGTTAAAGATGAGaaagatttaacatttgttgAACTGTTACAGGCTGAAATTACCTGGTCTGAGGAGGAGGTCCAAACTGACGTTACAGTAGCTGAGAAGAAACTGCCATCACTGACCATGGAGAAGCTTCATGAGAAGATGTAAAAATAACAGCCTGCCAGGAATAGTTGTATCAAGTATTGTACAGGGAAATGACAGAGAACTATGCTCCCTAGAAAACCACCCTTAAAGGACGATGAGGGGAGGTATATTTGCTATATTTGTGATGAAACTTGCCACACCAGCTGTCATTGGCCCAAGAAAGCAGACAAGATGGTCACTACCGCCCTACATGAAACCACTATTGGGGCAACAGGGTCCAGTAATCCCGATAGTGCCAAGAAAATTCCTCATCCGTCAATGACACGGAGTCAAATGGCAAACTGTGTTGTAACAGAAGTGAATGATAGCCTTTAAAAAGTGCTTTTAGGAAGTGCCAAACAGTCAAGCTAAAGATCAGGGGAGTCGAGACAACCTGTCTTTGTGACACAAGCTCCAGCATAACCGCTATCAAAGACTCCCATTTTCATAGACATTTTGAGGCGCAGACGATGATATCAGCCAACTGGATTGAACTCACTGCAGCTAATGGGCTTGATTTCCCTGTATTACGATGTCTGGAAATGGAGATGTAGTGTGTTTGAAGGCCAGTGGGCCTGCCATTCCCAGTCCCAGTGAACACTCAGGATCTCACAGAGTCCCAACATCACCAACTCTGACACCTGCTCGCTGCCCATGAGGACGTGTTCTCTGAATGTGAGGGGGATTATGAATATTCAACCACTGTTGCTCATTGTATCTCCACTGGAGACACAAGCCCTATCAAGCGGAGAGAGAAAAGGGTGAGCGACCGTTGATCTCGTATCAGGTCGGGCAACCGTGTGCTGCTATGTAACCATAAATACAGGggcagaaataaaatacaagacaAGTGGGAATTGCAATCTTATGTTGTAGTTAAACAAAACCATCCAGACATTCCTTTGTACACTATCAAACCAGTGAGGGGGGACAACACCATGTTGTTACAGTTGTGCACTTTTGAGTTGCCCACAAATTGGCAGCAGAATGTGCCCTGGTTATCAGCACAAATGGCGTCAGACAATGATTGTCTGCAAGTTATTTGTCACACACGAACCACAGGTACACCAGACAAATTTACGCCAGCAGCCCAAAATGTCGTGGTTGCGGTAGATGACGTGGCTGGAGAGTCAGGTTCcacccatagactgtatataaaagatggacagagcctcttgataaagtgaagctcattgggcggtccTACTgtcaccatcttggcagcgtcacgcctgcCATCcctcccggaaaatacaaaaatgggcagagtggtggagctgagaggggggctttGAGCtatgggggtggatgattgaacTATTTTAAACTCTGAGCGgtctgtagctaagagctaacccagagctaacggcagctaaccggctaatgaaggtaggtgggctaaagatAAGgagcactgttagccggctagaAACCGCGgctgtgctgcactctcccttcttgccgcagatattggatacttgtcaaacaaaagaacacaccctaattatgcagaatttaaatgttaaaaaaaacatccaaacagatgagttagaaaaagatcaccccctcacagttgtcatgaaggtaaacttgacctattaatcctaaaatggttttttgtaccaggctttaaacttgtttatttctgctgtgaactttttaacatggaaatctatggggatttgctctgttttggagccagttgcaattttttgcacttccacataggcttcacttTTCACCACCGGAGGTTGCCTCTTGGTTCAGACTTAAAAGCCTACAAAGCCCTAGTGAGTCAGGTGGTCAGTGTAAGATTGTGGCAGCCTCAGGTGAAGAAAGTGATGAAGTGTGGGACGAGTGTGTCACAACCTAGCCATCCAGTCAGGCAAAAAAGAGGTAGACTTCCCATGAGATATGAGATAATCATATACACTGGGGCTACTGGTACTGGGAGAATAGAGACCTAGATCTGGTATTCTCTCAGTCTTTCAGGGTGGGCTTTTATTGTTCACCCCGACCTAGTGGGGTTATTCCGTGCTACACAAGTATGAGTCAATGTGGATTATTGTTGCAGCTCAGCAGaccctgaaaataattattgaACAATTTTCAAACCATCATCTAAGCATAAGCAGCCACATATTCAGTATTCAAAATATACCCATTtgccaaaaaaggaaaaaacatattaaaatggatccccaaaacaaataacataaaataacttacTGATATGCTCGGAGTGCCACACATGACAATTAGAATAGCTTAAAATTAATATATCATACACTACAATTTGAAATAATGATGAATACAAACAGAGATCTGTATTTGCACACAAACTGATACCTATATTCACTCTTGAAGCGTCTCATCACCCCGCTGGCAAACCCTGCCACAGAGCAGGAGCCCATGTTCAACAGTGCGCACAGATACGCACACGGTGGAGCGCTCCTTCGGATAGCTGAAGGGCAGGTGGATGTGTCTCGGAACAGCGGGGGGATGCTGCTGTATTCTCCAAAGAAAGTCTGTGACATAAGTGCTGTGCAGTCCTATACAATATGCTCTGGCTAATGGAGCCTTTTGGTGCCCTGGCGCAGCCAGAGGAGCGGATGCCCGGGTAACCGTGCCCAGCAGAGCCTTCACTGGGGCTATACGGAGGAGACAGGAGCCGATCCATCTATCAAGTAAACTATTCTAACAAGTAAAGTGGTCTGTACCTTAAAGCTGTATAACTGCTCTATTTAAGAAGTAGGCTAATGTTTCCAGTGCTGTGCACTAAAGGAATCTGAAGTTCTTTACTGGACAAGTGGAAATGCTGTAGGCTACCAATTTTCTATTTTGTAGGCTATAAAAAGTGGCTTCATATAAGAGAACCTTGAACACAATAATGCTTAGCTAATGCAAGTATAcagttttattaactttttaaaaaggttttcattGACCTCTTGcgtgttgtttatatttttatgcgCAAAGTAAAGAATTGTGaccttcagttatcaggttTAGGctattaacataaaaaatgtataaaatcatGGGCATgtacaggtgctcgtcataaaattagaatatcatgaaaaagttgatttaatCAAGACCCGATCATTCCTACGTATTCCAACATAAATGCAGTGGCTGGAATCCATCATCATTTACATGTTATAATTATTGGTGGTCCAGAGTCAGATACAGACGTTTCATAAATGACACGTGATCACATGTGCTCTCATTTCTACTCTcttttgataaatgagggccaaTAAAACCATCACTCAGTAAAATCAATCTGCAAAGAGAAGAAATTGAATACAAAGATCAAGAAATTCACTagaacaaactaaaaataatttccttatCACGCCACCTTAACTGTACCTGCATGAAACATTTCAGCATTTTTCCTGACATGAATGTTAACTGAATGTTTGAATGTGTCTGCAGGCTTCAGTGAAAACATGATGAGGAACATTTGCATCTTCGTCTCCCTGCTGTTCATCGTTCCTGTCTGTGGGCAGCAATCAGGCCTCAGAAGCGTCAGTTTTATGTATTATGAGGAAGACAAGACCTGGAAAGAAGCTCAGTCTTTCTGTAGAGAGAAGCACACTGACCTGGCGACTATCAGAAGTGAAGAAGAGAATCAGCTGATTCGTGAAAACCAGGGCTGGATCGGACTGTATCGAGAGGATGCGAACAGTCCATGGAAATGGTCCAGAGGAGACAAGAATGCAACCTTCTTTAATTGGGACAATAACGGTGAGCAGGACTGATTTATTGATGTTCAAGTTTTCAGGATATGAGTTCAATAATTTTTATAACGTTTATTTTAATCAGACCACAGTACTATTTCTGCTCCACTCAGTCATCTTTCCTTTAATTCTACATGATGAATAAACAGAAAGATGTTCTTTCCAAAGAAATCTGAGTTCAGAAAGTGtgacatttttataatgttgtCCTCAGCCGACCTCGACTGATATAAATGATGTTTGTAGAAAAATGTTAGTCATAAAAACGACTCAAATTAAAGATGACCTGTCCACATATTTCATTAAACCTCACTACTAAAACAGGACAAACATGATAACATTAAGGGAACATAACAGGTATAAAATATCATTCAAGTTAAAACTTTCTTTTCCTCAAGCTGGTTTctgtcattcatttaaaatgttttgttaagtGGCCTTTGTTGACATTAAAAATAGGAGTTTCAAAGAGAGAAATTGgataaaaacaagatgtttCCATCCCAGCAAAGATTTTTCCtgccatttatttacaatttcaGCTAAAATCTGCTAACAAACTTTGTTACATGTATGATGGCCTTCATGGAGCtggaaaaaagattttttcttagttttagaAGATTGTAATCAGAACATCCACATCTGTTCTCTTCTCCTGTTTCTTACAGAACCAAATAACGAAAAAGACGAACTCTGTGTTGTAACGTGGAATAAAGATGACTGGAAAAATGACAACTGTTGGAAGAAATATAATTTCCTGTGTTATGATGAGAATCTGGTTCTGGTGACGGAGAACAAGACGTGGGAGGAGGCGTTAGACCACTGCAGGTCTCTGGGGGGAGAGGACTCAGAGAACCCAGACTCTGTGTCCTGGAAGCCCAGCTACGACCTGGCCACCCTGATCACTGAAGATGATCATGACTACGCACAAGAGAGAGCACAACAGGCGACCACTGATGAGGTGGGCCACTTTTCTCCACAGTGTAGGTGTTGTTGAGCAGCTTATCCTCTGTGTTTATACGGATCTCTGCTAAATGTTGCTAGGTGTGGACGGGCCTGCGTTTCCTGGGTGACGGCTGGTTCTGGGTGGGTGGAGAACCGGTGCAGTACCAGGATATTCCAAGCTGCCCGGCTTACGGCTGTGGTGTCCTGGAGAAGAACAGCAACACATCCTTTGGGCTCAGAGCCTGCAGTCAGAGAAGAAACTTCTTCTGTTACAAGAGGCCTGAAAACAACTGAAAGCCACTGGGCTCATCTATCAGCTGCTTCTCCCTGCTGTTAATAACAACACCAGGAGTTTAGAAACACTGCTGGAatctctgcagctcatccacAAGTAAACACTCTTCATTGCTGCTGCTTGACTGCTGTCATTGCTTTTCtgataaagaataaaactgcGAGAATAATACAAACTTAAATATGGAATAACCCagtcagctgttcattgcacataaaaacaatggACATCCCCCCTGCAGTGATCCCCGCCCGTCATGGACAAAGCTTCTCATGGAGTATGACCGGAACAAACCTCTCGCTTCTCGCAGAATATGTAAGAAGCTTAAGAGCTAAATGTtcctctgctgccaccttcaggagTCTGACAGTAACTGCAGCATGTTTGTTTATCTCAGTAAAGCAGCAACAATGAAGAACCTTTACTTAGTGAATGTTCCACATAACTACTCTGCTTCACATCACTGGAAACACACTCAGATGTacaaacacatattttcatAAGAAGTTTGAAGTTAGACAGTAAAACAGATCAGTGATAGATCAGTAGAGTCTGTCCTTTACTGATTAGATGAGGACAGTTAAAATAGTTGAAAATCTATTTCAGTGTGTgaacatctggtggtttttattaaaacatgaacaGCAGGTAAAAGCAGGTAAAATACGACACCAGTGGATTATAATACATTTACTGGAGTAGAAATTTAAAGTGTGTCTTTAACTTTCCAGTTCATCACCATACTT from the Melanotaenia boesemani isolate fMelBoe1 chromosome 2, fMelBoe1.pri, whole genome shotgun sequence genome contains:
- the LOC121654555 gene encoding macrophage mannose receptor 1-like; translated protein: MMRNICIFVSLLFIVPVCGQQSGLRSVSFMYYEEDKTWKEAQSFCREKHTDLATIRSEEENQLIRENQGWIGLYREDANSPWKWSRGDKNATFFNWDNNEPNNEKDELCVVTWNKDDWKNDNCWKKYNFLCYDENLVLVTENKTWEEALDHCRSLGGEDSENPDSVSWKPSYDLATLITEDDHDYAQERAQQATTDEVWTGLRFLGDGWFWVGGEPVQYQDIPSCPAYGCGVLEKNSNTSFGLRACSQRRNFFCYKRPENN